The genomic segment CATGCCGACAACGGCGTCAAAGACGGGTCCCTCTTTTTCCAAAAACTCTAAGACATCGGCTTGCACGGTCACCAAGGCGGGATGGGAGGCACAGCGTTCTTGGGTCGCCTTCAGCATGATTTCAGAGCGATCCAGGGCGGTCACCCGGTGGCCCGCCTTTAAAAGGGCATGGGTTAAATCGCCATGTCCACAGCCCAGCTCTAAGACGTGAGAATTTGGTTTTAAATGCGTAAGAATCTGATGGATGCGTTGTTGGGCGCGAAAGACAGTGCTGGAATTTTCAGACCAGACCTGACTATGACCTTTTTCATCTTTGACCGAGATCATGTTCGCCCGCGGGGAATCGCACCAGGATTTGTTTTTGAATCAACTCTTCGGTGGTGTATTCCGGATACTGGAAGTTTTTTAAATAAAGCAAATTTACCAAGGCCACTAAGAGGGCCAAGCCTAAGAAAATATAAGGAATCACGAAAAACAAAGAGTCTTCAAAAAATAAAAACCCCGCCAGGCCGCCTAATAAGTAAAAAAATGCGATGAAATTAGGCGTAGAAAATAAAAACTTTAGCGACCACATAATCAATTTGCGATTGCTGTTGGTGCTAAAACCAAAGGCGCGATTAGGACGACGATACGGAACTAAAGCGGTTTTGTAAGCGGGGAAGGCGCGTAAGGTTCGCCATAGCTTGATTTTTGTACGGAAAGAAACAATTTGTTTCGCAGCCGCGCGAGAAATTAAACCGAAATCTCCGCAATCAAGAGGAATATCAATGCGTGAAACGATATTCCACAAACGGTAAAAGGCTTTGCATTTAAACGAAAACCAAAAGCCTTCCTCGCGAGAAACGCGTTTGCCTAAGCAAAGATCAAAACCTTGTTCCCATTTTTCAATAAACTGAGGAATCAGTTCCGGAGGATCCTGCAGGTCCCCATCCATCAACACCACCGCGTCGCCAGTGGCGATATCTAAGCCGTGCATAAATATGGACTGAGAGCCAAAGTTGCGCGTGTGTTTAGCTAAAACCCAACGGGCATCTTTCAGCGCATGTTCTTTAAGGCTTTCGTAGGCACCATCGGGACTGACGTCATCAATCACGATAAACTCAAAATCATATTTCAGGTTTTCAAACACCACGCGCAAGCGTTCAAACAAGATCGGAATGCTTTGTAAGTCCATATAGCAGGGCGCGATCACGGAAATCTTTTTGCGAGGTAAGAAGAATTCGTTATTAAGTAAAAACCGATGTTCTTGGTAATATTCTAACGTTTGCTTTAAACCCGCCGCAAACGAGATTTTGGCTTGCCATCCGAAGCGTTTGAAAGTTTTTTCTGTAGATCCCACCCAGGTTTTTAGATCCCAAGATTTAGCGACTCCAGAACTCCAGCGCAGATTCTTAAAATCAAATTCTTTCGCCAAAATATCGGCGACGTTTTTGAGTGAAGTTTGTTCGCCCGTGCAAACATTGTAGGCCTCTCCATAATCTTGGGGCTGAATTCCTAAGAGGCCATCAAGGATCATTTCAAGGGCATCATAAATATGAACGAAATCCCGGGAAGTTTCAGGATCACTTAAAGTCAGTGGGTGGTTTTCTAAGATCGAAGAACAAATATGCGGAATGAGTTTTCGGGGATGTTCCCCGGGGCCATAAATAGAAAACAAGCGCAAAGTCATGGCCGGCACATTGAGAGTTTTTCCGTAATAAGAAATCAGATTGTGACACTGGATTTTGGCCAAAGAATAAAGACTGTTGGCATGCGGGGTTTGGTCTTCTTTAGCATAATTGCAGTTCTGCCCGTATTCACTGGACGTGCCCGTGTGAATGAAGGCCTTGATCCCATTTTTTCGGGCTTCGCTTAATAAAGTTTCAAGCTGCTGCACTTGTTTAAAGATTTCGCCCGACTCAACTTGCCAAGAATAAGCGCCATAAGTCGCCGTGTGCACAATCATGGTCACGCCATGAAAAGACCTAGCGACGCTGGCAGGTTGATCCAAATCACACACCACTAAATTTTTGCGACCAAAAGAATTCACCCGGACGTTGGAGGTGGTTTTACCCGAACTTAAGCCCACGCAAGGGACGTGGGCAACGGAAAGCAGGTTTAATAATTGCGCGCCGATGAAGCCATGGGCTCCCGTAATCATGACGTGCTCGTCTTTCAAAGCGCGTGCTTTATTGAGCAATGATTCGGGATAGGGGTGAAAATTCTGTATCATCAGACCCTTATGCTTTTATTGAATTGACGTTCCTTCTTATATTTTGACTCTCAAAGCCCTGACTGGCCAGTAAATAGTTGCGACTGCCGTTGGTGCTTGATTGAGAGATGGCGTGGATATGAATTCCAGCTCGTGGCCCTTCCAAAACAGAGGCTATTTTTTGAGACAAGCTGCCTTCGATTTGGTGCTCTTCAAAAAACACGATCCGTTGGGATTTCTCAAAATGAGATTGAATGGTTTTGACGTCCAAGGGCCATGTGTTGATGCCAAAGATCTGCACGTCAGAATCATCTTTAAGAACCGGTAGGACAAGATCAAGCAAAGGTCCATAAGTCACCACGGTGACGCGTTCACCACCCCCGGTATTTGAAAGGGCACAAAACTCATCGGTTGTTGGTAAATCATTATTAGTCAGTCGGATATAGTGCGGACCTTTTAGCGGCGAAACTTTCTTAAGAAGTGACGTGAGTTCTTGGTCGCGACGGGGAATCCATGAAGTCCAATGTCGCCATAGGCTGACCAGTCCTAAATCATCAAGGCTGTGATGGGAAGATCCCATGATGCCGTAACCAAAGCCACCGCCATTACCGATCACGCGCAAACGATCCGTGGGGTCAAAATACATGCGTAAGCCTTCGGCGGCTCTCCACAAAGTGAAAGAACTAATGCCGTAAATAAAAACCTCAAAACCCTGTGAGCAAAGTCCTTTAGCAAGTAAAGCCGCATTTTGTTCGGCCACGCCGACATTGATAACGTGATCAGGATGTAAAGCAATCAGATCTAAAGCTTCGGGGTAGCCCAAATCACAAAGCAATAAAACACAGTGAGGATTGTGGCGCAAATGTTCGCGCATCCAAGAAAAAAAATATTTCTTCATGGCTTCACCACGGGAGGGTTTTTATAGTGAGCCTCCACTGGAGTGAGACGGTCTTCAAAACCAAAATTTTTACGGGTATCAAAAATATAAAAATGGGGTTTGGGGCCGGAAGCTTTAGAGAAATGAATGCTTTGCACGTCGTGTCCATTTTGGCGAGACATGTCCCAGCCCATAGAATCTAAACTCACCTCAAGATGGTGAAGCGAATAAATATTCGAGATGCTCCCTAAAGCTTGGGTTTTGTTATGATCAAAAAGAACATGTAAGTTTGAAAGCTGATTTTGCGCGGCAAAGTGCAACGCCTCCCAGGTCGAGCCTTCATTGAGATCTCCTTCAGAAATTAAAACATACACTTGGCTTTGCTCACCGCGGATTTTTTTTGCCAGAGCCACACCAGAACCTAGGCCGACACCACAACCTAAACTGCCCGAAGCAAATCCCCACCATGGATGAGGTGTCGGAACCGTCGACGGCGGATGAGCACCAAAAATACTACCGTCGCGGCAACTTCCCGCAAGTTCGGCGTCCGTCATTAAGCCTTTCTGGTTTAGGATCAAATAAAGCAGACTTGCCGCGTGGCCCTTAGAAAGAATGAAGTGATCGTCTTGTTTAAGAGGTCCCCAAAAGAGGGCCGTCAGAATATCCAATGAGGACAAACATGACCCTAAATGGCCCAGATTGCGTTCCGTATGATACTGAAGAAGCTTCTGAGTGAGCTCGCTGCGAATGGCGGAGAGGCTTGTAGTCATACACAAATGGTAGGGCGCAACAGTGCATAATAAAATCATTAATTATTTTTACGCACCGCCTCAGGGGTGAGGTTTTTCTCCTCGAGTATGAACTCCAGTCCTCTTGCTTTTTATTACGAATCTGGCATAGTTCCATGCGCATACCAAATTGACTAAAAACAAAGCGTTCGCAAGAGCCCTTTAGGAGCTATATATGATTATCGGTATTCCAAAAGAGATTAAAATCTTAGAAAACCGCGTCGGTATTACTGATGCTGGTGTTCGCCAGTATGTACAAGAAGGTCACACTGTCATCATCGAAAAAGACGCGGGTGTGGGTTCTGGTATTTCAAATGAACAGTTTGAAAAAGCGGGCGCTAAGATCATCGATACAAAAAAAGAAGTGTACGCGAAAGCGGACATGATCCAAAAAGTAAAAGAACCGCTTCCAGACGAATATGAGCTGATGAAGGAAAACCAAATCCTTTACACGTATCTTCACTTGGCCGCAGAACCAAAGCTCACGAAAGTTCTTTGCGAACGTAAAGTGAAAGCGATCGCTTACGAAACAATCCAACTTGAAAACGGTTCATTGCCTCTTTTGACGCCTATGTCTGAAGTTGCGGGACGTATGGCGACGCAAATCGGTGCGTACTACCTACAAAAAGATCACGGTGGAAAAGGGATCTTGATGGGTGGCGTGACAGGCGTAAAACCAGGCAAAGTCACGATCATCGGTGGTGGTGTGGTTGGTACGAACGCCGCAAAAATGGCGGTCGGCCTGGGGGCATCCGTGACGATCCTCGATGTGAACACGGCACGCTTAGAATATCTTGATGATATTTTCCAAGGTCGTTGCATGACTTTGTATTCAAACGCAAAAAACATCGAAGAGTCTGTTCTTGATTCAGACCTAGTCATCGGTGGCGTTTTGATCACGGGCCACAAAGCGCCAACTCTGGTTTCTAAAGACATGATTTCAAAAATGTCTAAAGGTTCTGTGGTTGTTGACGTCGCCGTGGATCAAGGTGGCTGTATCGAAACTTGCCGTCCAACGTCTCATCAAAACCCAACTTACGAAGTTGATGGCGTCATCCATTACTGCGTACCAAATATGCCAGGCGCGGTACCAAAAACTTCAACATACGCTTTGACTAACGTGACAGCGAAATACGGTTCTATGCTTGCAGCCATGGGTGTGGAAGACGCGATTGCAAAATCACCAGCATTGTTCAAAGGTTTGAACGTGTACAACGGTTACGTCTGCTACGAGCCCGTAGCGCGCGACCTGCACATGGAATATCGTCCTTACAAATAGGTGCCGCATCTAAAAGCCGTCGGTGGTTCCAAGTTTAAAGTCTTCATCAAACGGGATGGCGTCTTTAGCATTGGCAACGGCCGCCGGCGCTGAGTTCAAGGGGATGACTTTAGCCTCGCGAGAAGCTACTGGCATTTTTTCTGTTGTTTTAGGTGGGACTGAAGTGGTCGCGGGCGCAGACTCTGTGTGGGGGGCGCCTTGGTTTCCGTAAATCACCTTATTTAAATCCATTGTTAGCTTTAAAGATGTTTGTGCTAGGCCATTGATTTCAGTGCCGGTGGCGGCGATTTCTTCCGCCGACGCGGCATTGGATTGCGAAGACTGATCTAGTTGATTCATGGCTTTGCTGATTTGTTGAATGCCGGCGGTTTGCTCCGTGCTCGCCGTCGAAATTTCGTTGTTAAGATCTGACACTTTTTTGACGGCATTTACAATCGTGTTTAAGGCCTCGCCACTTTGGATGGCTAGGCGGCTGCCCTCGGCGACTTGTTGTACAGACTCCTTAATAAGATGAGTGATATCTTTTGCGGCGGAAGCACTTCTTTGTGCCAACGAGCGGACGGCTTCGGCCACGACCGCAAAGCCTTTTCCTTGTTCGCCCGCACGGGCGGCTTCGACGGCGGCATTCAGTGCTAAAAGATTTGTCTGAAAGGCAATATCGTCAATAACATGAATGATTTCTTCGATCTTTTTGGAAGAGCTTGAAATTTTCGTCATCGAAGAATTTAAACTGGCCATTTCGCTTTGTCCTTTTTCGGCCGCTTCGCGAGAAGCCCTGGATAAAGACGCCGCCTGTTTGGCATTATCTGAATTCATCTGCACCATGGAAGAAAGTTCTTCTAAAGAGGCCACCGTTTCTTCTAACGACGCGGCGGCTTCGGTTGAGGATTGTGAAAGGCCCGTGCCGGCGTGATTTAATTGGTCAACGGACGTCGCCACATTGCTAGCGGCTTGATTCAAGCTTGATGCAATCGTGGCCATCGTATTAGACATATTTGATGCTAACCACAGTAGGTAACCTGAAATAAAGATATTTGAGATTATGATGGTCGCCATGGTCCAAGTTGCGACTTCCGATTGGGTTGTCGCGGCAAGTTTTCCTTCGCTCTCAGCGCG from the Bdellovibrio bacteriovorus genome contains:
- a CDS encoding NAD-dependent epimerase/dehydratase family protein gives rise to the protein MIQNFHPYPESLLNKARALKDEHVMITGAHGFIGAQLLNLLSVAHVPCVGLSSGKTTSNVRVNSFGRKNLVVCDLDQPASVARSFHGVTMIVHTATYGAYSWQVESGEIFKQVQQLETLLSEARKNGIKAFIHTGTSSEYGQNCNYAKEDQTPHANSLYSLAKIQCHNLISYYGKTLNVPAMTLRLFSIYGPGEHPRKLIPHICSSILENHPLTLSDPETSRDFVHIYDALEMILDGLLGIQPQDYGEAYNVCTGEQTSLKNVADILAKEFDFKNLRWSSGVAKSWDLKTWVGSTEKTFKRFGWQAKISFAAGLKQTLEYYQEHRFLLNNEFFLPRKKISVIAPCYMDLQSIPILFERLRVVFENLKYDFEFIVIDDVSPDGAYESLKEHALKDARWVLAKHTRNFGSQSIFMHGLDIATGDAVVLMDGDLQDPPELIPQFIEKWEQGFDLCLGKRVSREEGFWFSFKCKAFYRLWNIVSRIDIPLDCGDFGLISRAAAKQIVSFRTKIKLWRTLRAFPAYKTALVPYRRPNRAFGFSTNSNRKLIMWSLKFLFSTPNFIAFFYLLGGLAGFLFFEDSLFFVIPYIFLGLALLVALVNLLYLKNFQYPEYTTEELIQKQILVRFPAGEHDLGQR
- a CDS encoding transketolase C-terminal domain-containing protein, coding for MKKYFFSWMREHLRHNPHCVLLLCDLGYPEALDLIALHPDHVINVGVAEQNAALLAKGLCSQGFEVFIYGISSFTLWRAAEGLRMYFDPTDRLRVIGNGGGFGYGIMGSSHHSLDDLGLVSLWRHWTSWIPRRDQELTSLLKKVSPLKGPHYIRLTNNDLPTTDEFCALSNTGGGERVTVVTYGPLLDLVLPVLKDDSDVQIFGINTWPLDVKTIQSHFEKSQRIVFFEEHQIEGSLSQKIASVLEGPRAGIHIHAISQSSTNGSRNYLLASQGFESQNIRRNVNSIKA
- a CDS encoding 1-deoxy-D-xylulose-5-phosphate synthase N-terminal domain-containing protein; this translates as MTTSLSAIRSELTQKLLQYHTERNLGHLGSCLSSLDILTALFWGPLKQDDHFILSKGHAASLLYLILNQKGLMTDAELAGSCRDGSIFGAHPPSTVPTPHPWWGFASGSLGCGVGLGSGVALAKKIRGEQSQVYVLISEGDLNEGSTWEALHFAAQNQLSNLHVLFDHNKTQALGSISNIYSLHHLEVSLDSMGWDMSRQNGHDVQSIHFSKASGPKPHFYIFDTRKNFGFEDRLTPVEAHYKNPPVVKP
- the ald gene encoding alanine dehydrogenase; this encodes MIIGIPKEIKILENRVGITDAGVRQYVQEGHTVIIEKDAGVGSGISNEQFEKAGAKIIDTKKEVYAKADMIQKVKEPLPDEYELMKENQILYTYLHLAAEPKLTKVLCERKVKAIAYETIQLENGSLPLLTPMSEVAGRMATQIGAYYLQKDHGGKGILMGGVTGVKPGKVTIIGGGVVGTNAAKMAVGLGASVTILDVNTARLEYLDDIFQGRCMTLYSNAKNIEESVLDSDLVIGGVLITGHKAPTLVSKDMISKMSKGSVVVDVAVDQGGCIETCRPTSHQNPTYEVDGVIHYCVPNMPGAVPKTSTYALTNVTAKYGSMLAAMGVEDAIAKSPALFKGLNVYNGYVCYEPVARDLHMEYRPYK
- a CDS encoding HAMP domain-containing methyl-accepting chemotaxis protein, which gives rise to MTQLSSWFHGIKGKLLLAAALPIVGFGVANIISSTGISKINFLLSSSHKEIIPNIEALQEMRHSSTKFAFHVTSALAELESGRQADSDIKEAHTAMQSYEKAYKEYVNSAFMPDEKKAFEAIKGTFPQMIALMEKIHSLVATHDLEKAKEAHVLAKKDFTALSAPVSAFSSDTLQMYRHRAESEGKLAATTQSEVATWTMATIIISNIFISGYLLWLASNMSNTMATIASSLNQAASNVATSVDQLNHAGTGLSQSSTEAAASLEETVASLEELSSMVQMNSDNAKQAASLSRASREAAEKGQSEMASLNSSMTKISSSSKKIEEIIHVIDDIAFQTNLLALNAAVEAARAGEQGKGFAVVAEAVRSLAQRSASAAKDITHLIKESVQQVAEGSRLAIQSGEALNTIVNAVKKVSDLNNEISTASTEQTAGIQQISKAMNQLDQSSQSNAASAEEIAATGTEINGLAQTSLKLTMDLNKVIYGNQGAPHTESAPATTSVPPKTTEKMPVASREAKVIPLNSAPAAVANAKDAIPFDEDFKLGTTDGF